TTTCACAATCTTAGTATGGAAattcttttttagaaattagtatggaaattcaaattcttatTAACTGCTATATCaagcttaaaaaatattattaaaatattttaacaagttAGTAATCAGCTTTTACCAAATGAGTGTGTGTTTGGAAATATGATCAGTTGAATTTAATGTcaatttattcttcttttttcttctacatTTGTGCATTAGAACGTGCGAAATATCTATTTAAAGAAATCATAACTCGATGTCTTTCCAAAACTATGTTTAATTTAAAGCCGTCTCAAAGTTTCTTGGTATCCAAAGTGAATTCAATTGCTCTTGTTACAGCTAACGATTTAGCGCATGTATGTTTGTGTAGCTGTTtgaattgttaattaattatgacaATAATTCCATTGCATCTTTAACAGATAAGTAACAACAAATATTCTTCTATAAATTACGTAACTTCATGGCTTACAGACGTAACTTAAGCATGAACTAACAATTTTGGGTTGTCTTTGtgaagaaaaatttaaagaataaagcACATATGCACTCGAAATTAGGATAAAAATACACACcacattaagataaaaaaatgtaataagaaataaaatgcaCCGCTTTGACCATACACTCCATACATAGTTTAATGATGTACATcatttgtagtttttttaaaaaaataaaaatctaacaattaatatttttttgataaaaaaaatgataatattttgttgactgaaaacatgtttaaacaattatttcttctagttcaaatggttttttttttttgtctaaatgtttaaaagattttaaaagtACTTCAGATTAAACATATATAGCTCCAGTTGGCCCATGGGTTTATTTGGTGTATAAAGATGTGTCTAAGTTGGTAATTATTTAACGCCCGTCTTTGTTTTGGTGCATCACAAGTACATTATGAATTGGACAATTTATAATACACTTGAGGtgcatcaaaataaataatgaaatgcATTAAGTAATACCCGTCTAGGTTCGGCCATATATATAGGTCCAGTTAGCCCATCAATTTACGCACAAGTATTATTAGGCTTAAGACAGAGCCTGGCTAACGATAAACACTAGTAGgcctgaaaaataaaaatccaactAAACAATTGATGTAAGCAAattctcaacaaaaaaaaaaagtcaatgtAAAGTAAACAaagcttttatattattaagtgcatattttgattaaagttaaaataacaCATAATTGATTAATGGATTCTTTCAAACAACACATactaaaatcaaacataaaaaatattagataataaaataaaaaacaatagtttaagtaataaaataaaaataaactattttacaattataaaaaaacatatttaagattcttaaaaaaaaattaagaaagaaaaaaataaaccaagatTGCGGCATACAACGGGGAGGCGTTGATTGAGAATTGAGATTGCAAGTGGGTCAACGTTTTGTTGGAAGAAAAagtagtttttaacttttttagtcATCACATGTTAACGACAAGCCTTGTTGGCTTGATGAAGCCTTGAAATAAAATACTTGTATACTACTCTTTCAAATTAAACTCTacctcctttaaaaaaaaaaaaaaaaactctactcTTTTTTTGACTGAAAATTAAACTCTACCTAGAAAGTAGAAATACAACATACATTGTATTTGTTTCTCAAGACattcattaattaaactaaCGAAAAATACTAAACCTACGTCCTATTTTAGGGTGAAGTgagtaggaaaaaaataaacaaaagataaagaaaaaagtgataaaTAAATTAGGGATGTAATGAAAAAAGTGTTAAAagattaactaaaataaaatagatgtatatatatttataataaaatgtttaattaatagaaaCAATTTGTATGTGCTGTATTTGTTCTTGTTTGAAATACATTCGGACAACAAATTTTAGTTGTTAATGCGAAGTTTCTCTTTCAAATTTAACACTACTTAGAAATACAACCCTCAttgtatttgtttttcaagACGTACATATCCATTTGAAATAGTTGTTTTTCAACACACATATGTTGGTGCATTCAATTGTCAGATTTTTAGTTTATAGAGACACTACTTAGAAATACAACCCtcattgtaatttattttttttatattaccaTTCACTTacaaattgttatatataaaaaattatttacttttatattaactgctttaaaataaatatttgagatAAATTGTAATTGATATTGGTTAACATTGTCAAATTATTTACACTAATTTTTGGTTTTATAcaagttttcttttttggaaGTAATTATGTTCAAGACATCGCATGAAATTAAACGTGGGCTCACTTCACAACAAAGATTCAAACCTTTTTAGTAGCGgcatgaaaatttattttattttattcttacacTAAACTTataggataaatgattttcctgatatgattttttttcctggaaaaatatgataaaatggcATAACATGTTTGATGTTACATATCGACATAACTTAGTTTAACGTTAAGATGCTCTCAGTTGATGGAAGAGAAACAAGTTGGGACCCTAACTATAAAGCAAAGGGATGATGAGATGACAGACATCATTGACAATTTTGAGTTTTCAAAAACATACTTATGATTATGCAGCATAATTATCAATGTGCGGTTAATAGAATTGGGTATAAACGCTTCTTCTTCGCTGAAAGCTATTGTTTTTGGTGAGGTGAGGGTTAAGGATGATCTCCATCAACTTCTATTTAAAAGTCTGAATTGTGGTAGGTACCCTAATAGTAAGAGGGACCAATAATTCAACTTCCGCCAACCCATTTGGATAAGGACCCTGTGATAGTTTCCTTGTTCTTTTTCACTATTACGAggacaaatataattttaaacaatattttttcaacTATATATTTTTGCTATTACATAAAATATCATCTTaccttattattaaaaattgtgactaattatttaatgaaactTAGATAAATTTTagcgaataaaaaaaatataaaaatatattactaacaTTCTTTATCTTGCTCCCCATAACTTTATACatcaactaaaaattattaagctACTAAGGCCATTGATTTGACATTTTGATTATATATACCCGAGTGATCAAACATTTGGAGACAGACTCTAATGCTCGGCGAAGGGAAAGAATCAACCAAAAACTAGGTTATATAACAAATGTCTGCTGATTTAAGTAtaaggatttttatttttattttaacaaattaaaagtgtTAGTATGAGTTTTGTAAGGGATCAgtgaactaaaatttgaatatatgttGAGACAAAAGTTTATATTTAGTATTTAATCGTATCTGAGTGTCAGACAATATTGCatccaaagaaaaatatatgtgagaaactaaaataacttacaaaatattgtattttatgTGCTTTTGCATTCTATTTAAAAGAGTTGAATGTTTTATATCtctgtcttaattttttttttgtgatttttttatatatttaaaattatagtaagttttggtttttatttttttataataatcatcGTAATTAAGACCTTTAGTTACTTGATGGAATCTCAAAGTatcaccatatatatatatatatatatatatatatatattaattttctttttatcttattataaaatataataatctcTATATTTAGCCTCAATAAATAttgcactttttttattttcgagCAAAATATGgtgatttgtttttattttaaatttaccaACATATAGcgaaaaccaaaataaataaataacaatgtaTGGGTTTtgcatggataaaaaaaaaatcaaagaacttaaaacaaaaatatctatatttatatgagaaaagtattaataatatatcctttaacaaactttttctaacacactttttttatttattaaaaattataaaattatgaaagatATTCAATATgtgaacaaaaaatgaaaaaatatttattagattaaatataagatcacataattttatatttttcaataaattttatcaaataagagtgatatataatatcaaaataataaaccaacaaatatattttcagcatttctcatttatataaaactataaattaaaacaacttaattatatttttagtcccttaaatatttcaattatataattttagtttctaagaTTTTAATTATCTCAATTAAATCCTCCAACTTTCATCTAATTTACAAACAAACTCCTCAATTAATTTTCTATAAGAAACTTAAGAGATTTCACTAATGATGTGATATTCATCATATTTGATATTGAAATGACAACTGACAtcttattttacataaaattgggtatgattttttttttccccaaaggtgaatataaagatgaatacTATGGTTAGTATCTTGCCCTGAACTATTGATTATCATTTCTAATTATAATTCGCCTTTCCTTAATATTACAATTTTGATAtcttattttacataaaattgggtatgattttttttccaatggtgaatataaagatgaatacTATAGTATCATGACCTGAACTATTGATTATCATTCATAATTATAATTCGCCTTTCCCtaatattacaataaaattGTAGATAAATATAATAGGTATGTGTATGTGGTAATATGAAATCGTAGTTATCAaccgttttttaaaaattgtgtacGTGCCTGGCTGTCTGCACGTTGGCTTGTTTGTGTGTTTACGTGGTAGAGATGTTGACTTAGCTTATTTCCTTTCCcaattatcaattatattatttattatattaatgttatattatttttaattattgttattgtaagAAGATATTAAATCTCATCATGACTTGCATGGAGATATTTTGGTGAGTGCAATGTCTCTTGTAGTTTGAGGTTCATTTCACTTATTCAACTTTTCTTAGTTTtcgtttaacttaaaaaaacatagcaattggttttaattttttgtttattttatcttaaaaaaattgttttatttaacaattagatgaaattatctttatatatatatatagacaatgTAATTAACTCGATAATGTTGtagtctaaaaattaaatttgataatttgaTCACTTTAAGAGATATAAgattgattaaataattaagaagggaataagaaaataaaaatgacagaTTTAATTGCTTctcctaacaaaaattaaactattaaccttcgatgataaaaaaaaataagttaatcactttgaatttaatcaaaattcaatCTGACTCACTACCGAGtaattgttaaatatttgattcagatataaaaataaaactttaatatttaatttttaataaaaacatgcaTTTGCAAAGAAAACAGGTATGTTTATAGAGTAAATTGTGAAATTAGTCTTATTTGGCTGTCATATTTATTCTCCGAAATTAAGGAAATCTAAAATtcgtttaaaaaaaagtatggaAAGGGTGGAATTGCCTGCTACTATCTCCATCTAAATCTAATCAATTGATCTCATTTTCCAAATTTTCTGTCTCTGACATTAACAATAAGTGGCTCTcaaaaaagagaagatattTTGGTGGAAAAACACTCAATCAACACACATGATTGAAGTGCAAGCAAATGCCATGGAGCAGAGTTGGTGGGCCAATATGCCTCACGAGCTTCTCAGAGAGGTCCTCCTCCGAATTGAATCGTCGGAGTCCACGTGGCCGCTGCGGAGGAGCGTCGTGGCTTGTGGCGGAGTGTGCCGCACCTGGAGGAGGCTCATCGTCAAGGAGATTGTCAAGCCACCTCAATTCTCTTCCAACATAACCTTCCCCATCTCTCTCAAACAGGTTCAGTGCTCTTTCTCTCtattcaaattaaatcaattttgtttattttcttgctTTAAATTTGGCAGCCTGGCCCGAGGGAACATCTACTTCAGTGCTTCATTAGGCGCAACAGTGCCTCACAGACATATTATCTGTTTCTCAGTTTATCTAGTGGTTAGTACTTAGTTAATACTACTTgagcttatattttttttttccttctttttgaggctttgtttgtGTTACTGTTAATTGCAGCCCTAGTAGCTGATGATGGCAAGTTCCTTCTGGCTGCACGCAAGTTCAGACGCCCTACCTGCACAGATTATATTATCTCCCTTGATGCAGATGATATGTCCAGAGAAAGCAATGCCTATGTTGGGAAATTGAGGTCCACTCTTAATCAGATACTGTTGCTAgctattcttcttttcttgtttcttaGTGCAAAGACTAACCCTTTATCTTCACATTTCATAAGATCAAATTTTTTGGGAACCAAGTTTACAATCTACGATAGAAAAAGTTGTTCCACTGAGCTGGTGGTGAATTCAAAACAAGTTTCACCTAGGCCCAGGGTCCCAACAGGCAACTATCCAGTTGCTCACATCTCATATGAACTGAATGTACTAGGCTCCAGGTAATGTTGTTGACTTTTGCAATTCTAAATTACTATGACAGTCATCTATAATTTCCTTTCGGTTGAAGAAAGCCGAAAGCATGTTAGCTTATTgtgtatttttcttatatacaaACTAAACAATACTTATGGCGAGCAGGGGCCCAAGGAGAATGCACTGTGTCATGGATACCATTCCTGCTTCTGCTATTGAACCAGGAGGGGTAGCCGTAGCAGCCCCATCACAGACTGATTTTTCTGTTAGTAACAGAGATACTTCATTCCCATTTTTTCAGACAAACTCAACTAGTCTGGAAAACTCCATATCTGGAGACCAGAGCAATAAAAAAGATGATGTGCTAGTGTTGAGAAACAAGGCTGCCAGGTGGCATGAGCAGCTGCAGTGTTGGTGCTTAAACTTTCATGGGCGAGTAACAATTGCTTCAGTTAAAAACTTTCAGCTGGCTGTTTCACCAGAAAATGGACATGCTGGACTGCAAGAGGATGAGGTCATCCTCCAATTTGGAAAAATTGGGAAGGATTTGTTTACAATGGATTACCGGTACCCTATCTCAGCATTTCAAGCATTTGCAATCTGCCTCAGCAGCTTCGCTACCACAGTTGCTTGCGAATGATGCATGTTTGAACAGGTATTCATCTGAAAACTCAaacattataaaattagaaactatCTTTGGACAAGAAATGGATAGAGAGAAAGCAAATGAATGGTCACGGAAGTAAGAAAGCTTAGATTAGTtcattaactatttttctttttctattaatcACATGAACATCTTGTTACTGTTGTTGGTTTCCAACTATGTTGATAACTTTTTGATAATCCCATTTcctttaaaaatcaaacaagaaatataatttttctggcTGATGGTTTGTTGAGTGCTTAGTTTTGCTGTTTTTTAACTGTCATGTTTGCTTCTTTGATCATGTTGGCTTTCATTCAAGCGTGGCCTTTAGCAGTATGGTTTGATGTGATGATGACTTGGTGGGAAGAATCTAACCAAAATCGTTTCCTAAGGTAATTGGAAATTTGGATAATCGTCATCTGAATTAGAAGGACGGTGCTGCGGATATGTGGGGGTTCTGTTTGTTTTTCTGAGATCATTTTTGACTTCTGGGAATATCACACGAAAGTGGAATGTAACCTGCAAAGCAACTTCTGTTACATCTCCTTATATTTGTATCTAGCACTCTATTGTGTgcgtatatatattttattctttcatagctttgctttgtttttcatttgtgtCTAGTTTCCCATATACAGCTACAAGTTCCAAAGACATGTTATTCTTAACGTGATGAGGCCACGTTATCAATAACGGAATTAATGTTTACACAAACATTTTATTGAATCCTCACAAAATCCAGGCATGTATCTATAATCAATGCTATTCTTGTCTTACTGGCCATGTTGTagcttaattttattcaaaacaggATATGATTAGAGGTAGGCAgtaatttaaattctaaatcaAAAAACTATGCAAGAGCTAGGAGCTTATCAACCAAATGCGACCAATTAAGGAATGTTTGGTATTAGAAGAGATATCACCTTGTTTTTtactaatacaaataaaaagctttcagaaaaaaatgaataaaaaaaccttttaaaaattaaatacttaaaagagTAGTAAAACATTAGAAACCGTCACGTTT
This region of Glycine soja cultivar W05 chromosome 17, ASM419377v2, whole genome shotgun sequence genomic DNA includes:
- the LOC114394157 gene encoding tubby-like F-box protein 3, with amino-acid sequence MIEVQANAMEQSWWANMPHELLREVLLRIESSESTWPLRRSVVACGGVCRTWRRLIVKEIVKPPQFSSNITFPISLKQPGPREHLLQCFIRRNSASQTYYLFLSLSSALVADDGKFLLAARKFRRPTCTDYIISLDADDMSRESNAYVGKLRSNFLGTKFTIYDRKSCSTELVVNSKQVSPRPRVPTGNYPVAHISYELNVLGSRGPRRMHCVMDTIPASAIEPGGVAVAAPSQTDFSVSNRDTSFPFFQTNSTSLENSISGDQSNKKDDVLVLRNKAARWHEQLQCWCLNFHGRVTIASVKNFQLAVSPENGHAGLQEDEVILQFGKIGKDLFTMDYRYPISAFQAFAICLSSFATTVACE